A genomic window from Chitinophaga pollutisoli includes:
- a CDS encoding baseplate J/gp47 family protein, with the protein MSASAHILQYLLSADGLNQGSRSQPALDPAALPLDGRTLSDLASFIHKLAAQVRYYDEQRNPAGDWQAFFDQIAGAGEAQLQAMLAGPGNLSPHLALLMAYFKAFTIVRNDVNQLTKKRLDYYYEEVLRLRRTTAQPDKVHVLFEPSKFAKPLVLKAGTELDAGKAANGKVLHYALDSELVVTQAKIGGLRSSFRDVNTGGKSILFRAMDAAQVRIGTRTAWRPLGTKQLPIPEDSGLMETATLGWAVASPNLFLSEGLRSVRLFIRMKAPVITTALTITPHLKVALTTEKGWQETEFTFNAALNPKLPQLPDASNEVTLEVNVAIPEVLPAITAYNEKAHKGAFLTQWPVMKVSLEPQSYLIEQLSAFEVIDITLEVGAQGMKKLVLQNDQALQAADKPVSPFTSQPRIGSSFYIGHQEAFSKTLKSMKFMLEWQDPPVDFNEYYDGYGNPNIQNGVFRADLFMLNNRNWNTKLLPNALLFVGNNTQAPAPVNVIESNFNNQTAAQPYRRNPSLVLGDGFTHDVNQGFVKLSLSTPTAAELGFMPVEEPFEAFGHKTYPVAYTKRVIAISKTTVGTPPTLPKPPYTPVLKSVTMDYTARDTFRPDAPNGIDQFFLQDVFGPAEPPANMPSALLAEHPGGGALYIGLEGAEAPQTVSMLFQIEEGSLESGTLLRSTDLHWSYLSGSEWRPILGTDVLEESTNGLQRPGIVRLNLGADASIAHSRMPAGMRWLRLHVTDNPGGAASVKEIFTQAATATLLLPDTGSEGYETHLAAPLPAGTISKLVKKIPSLKKVTQPFASFEGQRPESDTSFYRRVSERLRHKNRAVSTEDFERMLLEYFPGIYKVKCIPHNTRDSWMQPGQVRMVVVPDWRKRPTGDPLQPKANLHQLREMGDFLTGAFTSPFVKLQIDNPTYETLLIDCQVSFNPGFDPGYYGQVLEEDLKRFLSPWAYQEGQDIVFGGKLHASEIQSFIEGRDYVNYIVDFALYHRHNTELGGGIGEMKIGTDFIVGTSPEPAIASSDSLFTGKAIGVDFVIGEPVDVASATRPDAILVSNGNHRITALPDGAITCTGLQDGIGQMVIGLDFIIFS; encoded by the coding sequence ATGAGCGCTTCTGCACATATTTTGCAATACCTGCTGTCGGCCGACGGGCTGAACCAGGGCAGCCGTTCCCAGCCCGCGCTGGACCCGGCGGCGCTCCCGCTCGACGGGCGCACCCTGTCAGACCTCGCTTCCTTCATCCACAAGCTGGCGGCGCAGGTGCGGTATTACGACGAGCAGCGCAACCCGGCCGGCGACTGGCAGGCTTTCTTCGATCAGATCGCGGGGGCGGGCGAAGCGCAATTGCAGGCGATGCTTGCCGGGCCGGGGAATCTTTCTCCCCACCTCGCTTTGCTGATGGCATACTTCAAAGCCTTCACCATCGTGCGTAACGATGTGAACCAACTCACCAAGAAACGGCTGGATTATTATTACGAAGAAGTGTTGCGCCTCCGCCGGACCACCGCGCAGCCCGATAAAGTGCATGTGCTGTTCGAACCGTCTAAATTCGCGAAACCCCTGGTCCTGAAAGCCGGCACGGAACTGGACGCGGGCAAGGCAGCCAACGGGAAAGTTTTGCACTATGCGCTCGACAGCGAGCTGGTGGTGACGCAGGCGAAGATCGGCGGTCTCCGCAGCAGTTTCCGGGATGTCAACACCGGTGGAAAAAGTATACTGTTCCGTGCGATGGATGCGGCCCAGGTGCGCATCGGCACCCGTACCGCCTGGCGCCCGCTGGGCACCAAGCAATTGCCCATCCCGGAAGACAGCGGACTTATGGAAACCGCTACGCTCGGCTGGGCCGTGGCTTCTCCTAACCTGTTCCTGTCGGAAGGTTTGCGTTCCGTTAGACTGTTTATCCGCATGAAGGCGCCCGTCATCACGACTGCGCTGACGATCACGCCGCACCTCAAAGTGGCGCTGACCACGGAAAAGGGTTGGCAGGAAACGGAGTTTACCTTCAACGCGGCCCTTAATCCTAAATTGCCGCAACTGCCCGATGCAAGCAATGAAGTGACGCTGGAAGTGAATGTCGCCATTCCGGAAGTGCTGCCTGCCATCACCGCGTACAACGAAAAAGCGCATAAAGGCGCTTTCCTGACGCAGTGGCCGGTGATGAAAGTCAGCCTGGAGCCGCAAAGTTATCTCATCGAGCAGCTGAGCGCTTTTGAGGTGATAGATATTACGCTGGAAGTAGGAGCGCAGGGCATGAAGAAACTCGTGTTGCAGAACGACCAGGCGCTGCAGGCGGCAGACAAGCCCGTTTCGCCGTTTACCAGTCAGCCCCGGATCGGTTCGTCTTTTTACATCGGCCATCAGGAAGCGTTCAGCAAAACGCTGAAGTCGATGAAGTTCATGCTGGAATGGCAGGATCCGCCGGTGGATTTCAATGAATATTACGACGGCTACGGTAATCCCAACATACAAAACGGCGTGTTCAGGGCGGATCTTTTTATGCTGAACAACCGCAACTGGAATACCAAACTGCTGCCGAATGCGCTGTTGTTCGTGGGTAATAACACCCAGGCGCCCGCGCCCGTCAATGTCATCGAAAGCAATTTCAATAATCAGACCGCCGCGCAGCCTTACCGCCGCAATCCCTCGCTGGTATTGGGCGACGGTTTCACGCACGACGTGAACCAGGGCTTTGTGAAGTTATCGCTCAGCACGCCTACAGCGGCGGAGCTGGGATTTATGCCCGTGGAAGAGCCTTTCGAAGCATTCGGGCACAAAACTTACCCCGTAGCCTACACGAAACGGGTGATCGCGATCTCCAAAACTACGGTGGGCACGCCGCCTACGTTACCCAAGCCGCCTTATACGCCGGTGCTCAAGAGCGTGACGATGGATTATACGGCCCGGGATACTTTCCGGCCGGACGCGCCCAACGGCATCGACCAGTTCTTTTTACAGGATGTGTTCGGTCCTGCCGAGCCCCCGGCCAACATGCCCTCGGCTTTGCTCGCGGAACATCCGGGCGGAGGGGCTTTGTACATTGGTCTCGAAGGCGCGGAAGCGCCGCAAACCGTGTCGATGCTCTTCCAGATCGAAGAAGGCAGCCTGGAAAGCGGAACGCTCCTGCGCAGCACCGATCTGCACTGGAGTTATCTTTCCGGCAGCGAGTGGCGGCCCATCCTCGGAACGGATGTGCTCGAAGAAAGCACCAACGGGTTGCAGCGCCCGGGGATCGTGCGGCTGAACCTCGGGGCAGACGCGAGTATTGCTCACAGCCGGATGCCCGCGGGCATGCGCTGGCTGCGGCTGCATGTAACCGATAATCCCGGCGGAGCGGCGTCCGTGAAGGAAATTTTTACCCAGGCCGCCACGGCTACGTTGCTGTTGCCGGATACGGGCAGCGAAGGATATGAAACGCATCTGGCCGCGCCATTGCCTGCCGGTACCATCAGCAAACTGGTGAAGAAAATACCTTCGCTGAAGAAAGTGACGCAGCCATTTGCTTCATTTGAAGGGCAACGGCCCGAATCGGATACTTCATTCTACCGCCGCGTCAGCGAAAGGTTGCGGCATAAAAACCGCGCGGTGTCTACCGAAGATTTCGAGCGGATGCTGCTGGAATATTTCCCCGGCATTTATAAAGTGAAATGCATTCCGCACAATACGCGCGATAGCTGGATGCAGCCCGGCCAGGTGCGGATGGTAGTGGTGCCCGACTGGCGGAAACGCCCGACCGGAGACCCGCTCCAACCGAAAGCCAACCTGCACCAGTTGCGGGAAATGGGGGATTTCCTCACGGGAGCGTTCACCTCGCCGTTCGTTAAACTGCAAATCGATAACCCCACTTACGAAACCCTGCTGATCGATTGCCAGGTCAGCTTCAACCCCGGGTTCGATCCCGGATATTACGGCCAGGTGCTGGAAGAAGACCTGAAAAGATTCCTCAGCCCCTGGGCCTACCAGGAAGGACAGGACATCGTGTTCGGCGGTAAACTGCATGCCTCGGAAATTCAATCTTTTATCGAGGGACGGGATTATGTGAATTACATCGTCGACTTCGCACTGTACCACCGCCACAATACCGAACTGGGCGGCGGGATCGGCGAAATGAAGATCGGGACGGACTTTATCGTGGGTACAAGCCCCGAGCCGGCCATCGCATCTTCCGACAGTTTATTCACAGGCAAAGCCATCGGCGTCGATTTCGTGATCGGGGAGCCGGTGGATGTAGCCTCGGCTACGCGCCCCGATGCCATACTGGTTTCCAACGGCAACCACCGCATCACGGCGTTGCCCGACGGGGCCATTACCTGCACCGGGTTGCAGGATGGTATCGGTCAAATGGTCATCGGACTCGATTTCATCATTTTTTCTTAA
- a CDS encoding tail fiber domain-containing protein has product MAERSKAHLRQEFRDGERPTGKDFEDLIDSFVSKVDDQVTVDAVTHNLNVPGGINLADTAQGKAGTLRFNGGQVQVHDGAAWGAVSGDSGAFQPIGNSTNVGYSLGNVGINIGNNTPLARLDVRFNTVAPTAIDMARFGNAAAANGGAGFTDSAVFGHATHVAQLNNYALRQNPAGDVSINTAAGQPMSFTQGRLANRMTIHGPTGVVLINTNAPIAGSTTDGTVNSHWLQVAGNACKTAGGASWQLLSDYRAKQDIRDFEDGLEKLMKVRPVRYRYNGKYNTSSDQEEFGVIGQEIREIFPFMTSTGKVIDEKTGMEEEVLMYNSSPLLYVMVNAVQELANRVQDLEKRLAALEGKK; this is encoded by the coding sequence ATGGCAGAACGCAGCAAAGCCCATTTGAGACAGGAATTCCGGGACGGCGAACGTCCTACGGGCAAAGATTTCGAAGACCTGATCGATTCATTCGTCAGCAAAGTCGACGACCAGGTGACGGTGGACGCCGTTACCCATAACCTCAATGTTCCCGGCGGCATCAACCTGGCTGATACGGCGCAGGGCAAAGCCGGAACGCTCCGTTTCAACGGCGGCCAGGTGCAGGTGCACGACGGCGCTGCCTGGGGAGCGGTAAGCGGCGACAGTGGCGCTTTCCAGCCGATAGGCAACAGCACTAACGTCGGGTATAGCCTCGGCAACGTAGGGATCAATATCGGCAACAACACTCCGCTCGCCCGGCTGGATGTGCGCTTCAACACAGTGGCGCCCACCGCTATCGATATGGCGCGTTTCGGTAACGCCGCGGCGGCCAATGGTGGTGCGGGCTTTACCGATTCCGCAGTGTTCGGCCACGCCACCCATGTAGCCCAGTTAAACAATTACGCGCTCCGTCAAAACCCGGCCGGCGACGTATCCATCAATACCGCCGCAGGCCAGCCGATGTCCTTTACCCAGGGGCGCCTTGCCAATCGCATGACGATTCACGGGCCAACAGGCGTCGTGCTCATCAATACCAACGCCCCCATCGCAGGTAGCACCACCGACGGCACGGTCAATTCGCATTGGCTGCAGGTGGCAGGCAATGCGTGCAAGACAGCTGGCGGCGCTTCCTGGCAATTGCTTTCCGACTACAGGGCGAAGCAGGATATCAGGGATTTTGAAGACGGACTGGAAAAACTGATGAAAGTACGCCCCGTCCGTTACCGCTACAACGGCAAATACAATACCTCCTCCGATCAGGAAGAATTCGGCGTGATCGGCCAGGAAATCCGTGAAATCTTCCCCTTCATGACTTCCACCGGGAAAGTCATCGACGAAAAAACCGGGATGGAAGAAGAAGTGCTCATGTACAATTCCAGCCCCTTGCTGTATGTGATGGTAAATGCCGTGCAGGAATTGGCCAACCGCGTACAGGATCTTGAAAAAAGGCTCGCGGCGCTCGAAGGAAAAAAATAA
- a CDS encoding contractile injection system tape measure protein, translating into MSKLRHMIHRQLFELTAQTGHPAWEWDRTTADFHHDLLLPVLEACFLEAGRQDEHLVIDRLEIDLGVFAGRESFSKEAGGRLRERLVPELRAKRQEAAARGSIIPSSDNQPDPANGYAVRNTTSRQEDPATGSGAKKKRREIPAALMDTAEASLAAYLFFLAEGRLPWWFEHHGEDCFGKDFQAGLTTADLQRILKIVEERLVQAGKDEIMEWMGRAAGIRCVMSLDDELLIRMAVAKGWNEVALRREWEMLQSPAQQFPAFFPAFRQRYWMLRLHSLFAGEPAYWEVIFPPKATPVHLLALVHGEAQKSGDAILAGYLASKLETLPHHEETTSSQKENTVPAAVNISGKRKDRVHSGDNKQLTAEEDGLYVESAGLVLLHPFLSELFISAGLRKNGEWAPLGQQTAVRLLGYLSDGDENLPEYRLIFQKILAGLLPEEPLEAIAPPAEELLASCNELLDAVLGHWSALKGTSRDGLREGFLQRPAMLRIADNGMQLEMEKRAQDVLIGRLPWSCSLVRMSWMEQLIAVNWI; encoded by the coding sequence ATGAGTAAGCTCCGTCATATGATCCACCGGCAGTTGTTCGAGCTGACGGCCCAAACCGGGCATCCGGCCTGGGAATGGGACCGTACAACCGCGGATTTCCATCACGACCTGCTGTTACCCGTGCTGGAAGCGTGTTTTCTCGAAGCCGGCAGGCAGGACGAGCACCTCGTCATCGACCGGTTGGAAATCGACCTGGGCGTGTTCGCAGGCAGGGAAAGTTTTTCGAAAGAAGCCGGTGGACGACTGCGCGAGCGCCTTGTGCCGGAGTTGCGGGCAAAGCGGCAGGAAGCTGCTGCGCGGGGAAGCATTATTCCATCCTCCGATAACCAACCTGACCCGGCTAATGGGTATGCTGTAAGAAATACAACATCCCGCCAGGAAGATCCGGCGACCGGATCAGGCGCAAAAAAGAAACGCCGGGAAATCCCTGCGGCGCTGATGGATACAGCGGAGGCCTCCCTGGCCGCGTACCTGTTTTTCCTGGCGGAAGGGCGCCTGCCCTGGTGGTTCGAACATCATGGAGAAGATTGTTTCGGGAAAGATTTTCAAGCGGGCCTGACGACTGCGGATCTGCAGCGAATCCTGAAAATAGTGGAGGAGAGGTTGGTGCAGGCAGGCAAAGATGAAATCATGGAATGGATGGGCCGTGCCGCCGGCATCCGATGCGTTATGTCGCTGGACGACGAATTATTAATCCGGATGGCGGTAGCAAAAGGATGGAATGAGGTAGCACTGAGGCGCGAATGGGAGATGTTGCAATCCCCCGCACAGCAGTTCCCTGCCTTCTTCCCCGCATTCCGGCAACGATACTGGATGCTGCGCCTGCACAGCCTTTTCGCAGGAGAACCGGCGTACTGGGAAGTCATCTTCCCGCCAAAGGCCACGCCCGTTCACCTGCTGGCTTTAGTGCATGGCGAAGCGCAAAAATCCGGCGATGCAATCTTGGCTGGCTATCTCGCATCGAAACTGGAAACATTGCCGCATCATGAAGAAACGACTTCTTCCCAAAAAGAAAATACCGTTCCGGCTGCTGTCAATATTTCGGGTAAAAGGAAAGATCGCGTGCATTCCGGCGATAATAAACAGTTGACAGCGGAAGAAGATGGCTTGTACGTGGAATCGGCGGGACTGGTGCTGCTGCATCCATTCCTGTCGGAGTTGTTCATCTCGGCCGGATTGCGGAAGAACGGCGAATGGGCGCCCCTCGGTCAACAAACCGCCGTGCGATTGCTGGGATACCTGTCCGATGGTGACGAAAACCTGCCCGAATACCGGCTGATATTTCAGAAAATATTGGCGGGCCTCTTGCCGGAAGAGCCCCTGGAAGCTATCGCGCCGCCTGCAGAAGAGCTGCTCGCATCCTGCAACGAACTGTTGGACGCGGTGCTCGGCCACTGGTCCGCACTGAAAGGCACCAGCCGCGACGGCCTCCGCGAAGGGTTCCTGCAGCGCCCAGCCATGTTGCGCATCGCTGATAACGGTATGCAGCTCGAAATGGAAAAACGCGCGCAGGACGTGCTCATCGGCCGGCTGCCCTGGAGCTGCTCGCTGGTACGCATGTCGTGGATGGAGCAACTGATCGCCGTGAACTGGATATAG
- a CDS encoding VWA domain-containing protein — protein sequence MKTPTNIVWKLAGNLLGFLLMLILPNLAFSQFTVNIGTSQTVTIPVQRVGVAIPPNSITIGVGGAVGTVKWTIQSGPTLDPPDPGEFGFKKDGWKAKFPAEEGQSTPAAGLMSIEGTPAVPGAFEVNIRVQDDGVADPDVNVNSAQIRIIFEAANPLDLVLVLDRSGSMTEKTGVEPTSPTRWKALQDAVANFTNMYKEHAIPGSRLGITYFHTDASPASACCAVLKPVDAALPGIVASELGSVGTGNMTAMGKGMIDAVAKLSTPGSARGILLFTDGLQNIPPDVLLNGSGVQGQPAFPAGPGGIKIATIGIGSPSSDYHTTLMNLANNNRGKYNTTLNGFDYTPQPGGDDDGALSVGSGFTQQFINMLSEFSPQLVTTSVKMVSSAGRTELAKFPLNKDVSKLVLEFTGNMNFSSTQLPYLRQLIEVRKNGVNVAGRGRLSYVGNSTRNFLIVFDFGVNDTMKSHGDWEVAYFEPVIGVAATHAAANVPKSLRLGLNVLADDHYVDIASSFSPKQPRVKQQLKLSVDLKRMQLPLTGAVVKVAVVQPGADAGHVLALNELKVKQDAADSTNPGVEKWEELLKDSTFRNQFKGISNIITLNHTANGKYEGTVDSLNVAGVYQLVYYITADTAVMGKLERTFTEAVYVAFGEVDMAASNVVTSIVNGTLVMTFRPITTYGSYVGPAQGSAFSVSNPNITIQSVVDNQDGSYTITFGGKIDEATKLEISGIEIYSGKLEDAGKKPGSMLGLPSWLIWLLLLLVIIILFLLLRRKK from the coding sequence ATGAAGACTCCCACTAACATTGTTTGGAAGTTGGCGGGGAACCTCCTCGGTTTCCTGCTGATGCTGATTCTCCCCAACCTGGCATTCAGCCAGTTTACCGTAAATATCGGGACCTCGCAAACCGTGACGATACCTGTCCAGCGTGTAGGCGTGGCCATTCCGCCCAATTCCATCACTATCGGCGTGGGCGGTGCCGTGGGCACGGTAAAATGGACCATCCAGAGCGGACCGACTTTAGATCCTCCCGATCCGGGCGAATTTGGTTTTAAGAAAGACGGATGGAAGGCAAAGTTCCCCGCGGAAGAAGGGCAATCCACTCCCGCTGCCGGCCTCATGTCGATAGAAGGGACGCCCGCCGTGCCGGGGGCTTTTGAAGTGAATATCCGCGTGCAGGACGATGGCGTGGCCGATCCGGACGTCAACGTCAATTCCGCGCAAATCAGGATCATTTTCGAAGCCGCCAACCCGCTCGACCTCGTGCTGGTACTCGACCGCTCCGGCAGTATGACCGAAAAAACGGGCGTGGAACCGACGTCGCCCACGCGCTGGAAAGCCCTGCAAGACGCTGTCGCCAACTTCACCAACATGTATAAGGAGCACGCCATCCCGGGCAGCCGCCTCGGCATCACTTACTTCCATACGGATGCTTCGCCGGCTTCGGCCTGCTGCGCCGTGCTGAAACCGGTAGACGCCGCGTTGCCGGGGATCGTAGCTTCCGAGCTGGGATCCGTGGGCACCGGAAATATGACGGCCATGGGTAAAGGGATGATCGACGCGGTCGCTAAATTGTCGACGCCCGGCAGCGCGCGTGGCATCCTTTTATTTACCGATGGGTTACAGAATATTCCACCCGATGTGCTGCTGAATGGTTCCGGTGTGCAGGGACAACCCGCTTTCCCGGCGGGACCTGGCGGCATCAAGATCGCCACGATCGGTATCGGCAGTCCGTCTTCAGATTACCATACTACCCTCATGAACCTCGCCAATAACAATCGCGGTAAATACAATACAACGCTGAATGGGTTTGACTATACGCCGCAACCCGGCGGCGACGATGATGGCGCGCTCAGCGTGGGCAGCGGTTTCACCCAGCAGTTTATCAACATGCTGTCGGAGTTCAGTCCGCAACTGGTGACCACCTCCGTTAAAATGGTATCCAGCGCCGGTCGGACCGAGCTGGCGAAATTCCCGTTAAACAAGGACGTTTCGAAGCTCGTGCTGGAATTCACCGGCAATATGAACTTCTCTTCCACCCAGCTGCCTTATTTACGCCAATTGATTGAAGTGCGGAAGAACGGGGTGAATGTTGCAGGCAGAGGGCGCCTGAGCTATGTGGGCAACTCCACGCGCAACTTCCTCATTGTCTTCGATTTTGGTGTGAATGACACGATGAAATCGCACGGTGATTGGGAAGTGGCTTATTTCGAGCCGGTGATCGGCGTCGCGGCCACGCATGCTGCCGCCAATGTGCCGAAATCCCTCCGCCTGGGGCTCAACGTATTGGCGGACGATCACTATGTGGATATCGCCAGCAGCTTCTCCCCCAAACAGCCCCGCGTGAAGCAGCAACTGAAGTTGTCGGTGGATCTCAAGCGTATGCAGCTCCCGCTGACCGGCGCCGTGGTGAAAGTAGCGGTAGTGCAACCCGGAGCAGATGCCGGCCATGTGCTGGCACTCAACGAACTGAAAGTGAAGCAAGACGCGGCGGATTCCACCAACCCCGGCGTGGAAAAATGGGAAGAACTGTTGAAAGATTCGACTTTCCGCAATCAATTCAAAGGCATCAGCAATATTATAACGCTGAACCATACGGCCAACGGCAAGTATGAAGGCACGGTAGATAGCCTGAACGTTGCCGGCGTGTACCAACTCGTTTATTACATTACCGCCGATACCGCTGTGATGGGCAAGCTGGAACGCACGTTCACGGAAGCCGTATATGTGGCTTTCGGTGAGGTGGACATGGCCGCGTCGAACGTGGTGACCTCCATCGTGAATGGTACGCTGGTAATGACGTTCAGGCCGATTACGACGTACGGGAGCTATGTGGGCCCCGCGCAAGGCAGCGCCTTCTCCGTATCCAATCCCAATATCACGATTCAAAGCGTGGTCGACAACCAGGACGGATCCTACACGATCACTTTCGGAGGTAAAATCGACGAAGCGACAAAGCTGGAAATATCTGGTATTGAAATCTACAGCGGCAAGCTGGAAGACGCAGGCAAGAAACCGGGATCGATGCTCGGTTTGCCTTCCTGGCTGATATGGCTGCTGCTGTTGCTGGTGATCATCATTCTGTTCCTGTTGCTGCGCAGAAAGAAATAG